In the Flagellimonas sp. HMM57 genome, one interval contains:
- a CDS encoding 3-hydroxyacyl-ACP dehydratase FabZ family protein, translated as MTTKEIIALLPYKAPFLFVDSINDIDENGVEGTFTFDKNSSFYEGHFKDFPVTPGVILTECCAQIGVVCLGIYLLKNENITGAEKDLKIALSSSEMEFYLPVFPDEMIRVVSEKVYFRFNKLKCKVKLFNSEGKLMCKGVLAGMFKQGKNGK; from the coding sequence ATGACAACAAAAGAAATAATAGCACTATTGCCCTACAAAGCTCCTTTCCTCTTTGTTGATAGTATCAATGACATTGATGAAAATGGGGTTGAGGGTACGTTCACTTTTGATAAGAACTCTTCTTTTTACGAAGGCCACTTTAAAGACTTCCCTGTTACGCCAGGGGTTATTCTAACTGAGTGCTGTGCACAAATAGGTGTCGTGTGCCTTGGTATATACCTGCTTAAAAATGAGAATATAACCGGAGCTGAAAAAGATTTAAAAATAGCTTTAAGCAGTTCGGAAATGGAATTTTATCTACCTGTATTCCCAGATGAAATGATAAGGGTTGTTTCAGAAAAGGTGTATTTCCGGTTCAATAAGCTAAAATGTAAAGTAAAGCTCTTTAACTCAGAAGGCAAACTGATGTGCAAGGGTGTTTTGGCAGGGATGTTTAAACAAGGGAAGAATGGAAAATAG
- a CDS encoding thiamine pyrophosphate-dependent enzyme → MRYHIGDLDQQKLLDLYAAMLKPRMIEEKMLILLRQGKISKWFSGIGQEAISVGVTHALKSEEYILPMHRNLGVFTSRGIPLNRLFSQWQGKQNGFTQGRDRSFHFGTQEYKIVGMISHLGPQLGVADGIALADMLRRKKRVTAVFTGEGATSEGDFHEALNVASVWNLPVLFCIENNGYGLSTPTKEQYNCENLADRAKGYGMESRIIDGNNILEVYSKIDELCKAIRKRPRPILVEFQTFRMRGHEEASGTKYVPDKLMKKWAKKDPIANYEAFLLEEQLISAEEIEVLKSKITKEINSNLQLAFDEPPVECIQTKELNEVYEDFEYQHIESNSEVKNIRLVDAISQGLEQSMEKYNELIILGQDIADYGGVFKITEGFTKKFGKSRVRNTPICESVIVSAAMGLSINGMKAVMEMQFADFVSSGFNPIVNYLAKVHYRWGEKADVVIRMPCGGGVGAGPFHSQTNEAWFTKTPGLKVVYPSSPYDAKGLLITAINDPNPVLFFEHKGLYRSVYGDVPTAYYTLPFGKANLITEGDMISIVTYGAAVKWATDFLDKNKEIHADVIDLRTLQPLDIETVYTSVKKTGKLLILQEDTLFGGISSDISAMVTENCFEYLDAPIKRVGSLETPIPFAKGLEENYLPQKRFEEALKEILDY, encoded by the coding sequence ATGAGATACCATATTGGCGATTTAGACCAACAAAAATTACTGGATTTGTATGCAGCTATGCTGAAGCCCAGAATGATAGAGGAGAAAATGCTCATTTTATTGCGGCAAGGAAAAATTTCCAAATGGTTTAGCGGGATAGGGCAGGAAGCTATTTCCGTTGGTGTAACGCACGCTTTAAAATCTGAGGAATATATTTTGCCGATGCACCGTAACCTTGGTGTTTTCACCTCCAGAGGGATTCCGTTAAATCGACTTTTTAGTCAATGGCAGGGAAAACAAAATGGATTTACACAGGGGAGAGATCGCAGTTTTCACTTTGGCACCCAAGAGTACAAGATTGTAGGGATGATATCACATTTAGGCCCACAATTGGGTGTCGCTGATGGTATTGCTTTAGCTGACATGCTTCGGAGAAAAAAACGGGTCACCGCTGTTTTTACTGGTGAAGGTGCTACCAGTGAGGGTGATTTTCATGAAGCTTTAAATGTTGCATCGGTATGGAACTTACCCGTGCTTTTTTGTATTGAAAACAATGGTTATGGACTTTCAACACCGACCAAAGAGCAATATAATTGTGAAAATCTTGCAGATAGAGCCAAAGGGTACGGGATGGAATCTAGAATTATTGATGGGAACAATATTCTAGAGGTGTATTCCAAGATCGATGAACTTTGTAAAGCTATCAGAAAAAGGCCGAGACCTATACTTGTGGAGTTCCAGACATTTAGAATGCGCGGGCATGAGGAGGCGAGCGGTACAAAGTATGTTCCAGATAAGTTGATGAAAAAATGGGCAAAAAAAGACCCAATTGCCAATTACGAAGCTTTTTTGTTGGAAGAGCAATTAATTTCCGCGGAAGAAATAGAAGTGCTTAAGTCTAAAATCACCAAAGAGATTAATTCGAATCTTCAGCTTGCGTTTGACGAGCCTCCAGTAGAGTGTATTCAAACTAAAGAATTAAACGAGGTATATGAAGATTTTGAATATCAACATATTGAATCCAATTCAGAAGTAAAAAATATTCGACTCGTTGACGCAATTTCGCAAGGCCTTGAGCAATCCATGGAGAAATACAATGAGCTGATTATCCTTGGACAAGACATAGCGGATTATGGAGGTGTTTTTAAAATCACCGAAGGATTTACCAAAAAATTTGGTAAAAGTAGGGTAAGGAATACCCCTATTTGTGAATCTGTCATTGTATCTGCTGCTATGGGGTTATCCATAAATGGAATGAAAGCGGTAATGGAAATGCAGTTTGCCGACTTTGTCAGCTCTGGATTTAACCCCATTGTCAATTATTTGGCAAAAGTGCATTACAGATGGGGAGAAAAAGCCGATGTGGTTATTCGCATGCCCTGTGGTGGTGGAGTGGGTGCAGGTCCTTTTCATTCGCAGACCAATGAGGCGTGGTTTACCAAAACACCTGGGCTTAAAGTGGTTTACCCTTCTTCTCCATATGACGCCAAAGGTCTGTTGATTACTGCCATAAACGACCCAAACCCCGTTTTGTTCTTTGAACACAAAGGCTTGTATCGAAGCGTTTATGGAGATGTGCCAACAGCTTACTACACATTGCCTTTTGGAAAGGCAAACCTTATAACTGAAGGGGACATGATTTCTATTGTAACATATGGTGCAGCTGTTAAATGGGCTACAGATTTCTTGGATAAAAACAAAGAAATACATGCAGATGTCATAGATTTGCGAACACTTCAACCTCTGGACATTGAAACTGTTTACACTTCGGTGAAGAAAACAGGAAAGTTATTGATATTGCAGGAAGATACCTTGTTTGGTGGTATTTCGAGCGATATTTCGGCAATGGTAACTGAAAATTGTTTTGAATACTTAGATGCACCTATTAAACGTGTTGGAAGCTTGGAAACTCCCATTCCTTTCGCAAAAGGATTGGAGGAAAATTACTTGCCCCAAAAAAGGTTTGAGGAAGCGTTGAAAGAAATTTTAGACTATTAA
- a CDS encoding lipocalin family protein, translating into MVKQTFLFLALATFLLTSCSVSKSARTQRNLFSGSWTLNNVSYENNTGNFKSVIFNDAEDICFEGSDWFFRDNNSTGRYTISSSTLCQGGDRFFRWSVVEPSQNYSSQLQFKFIDEKRKDISGGFGYRLNIASINEQSMTLKSNVSVDGQPVTIVYEFTKK; encoded by the coding sequence ATGGTAAAACAAACATTTTTATTTCTGGCATTAGCAACTTTTTTGCTAACGTCCTGTTCGGTTTCAAAAAGTGCTAGGACACAACGGAATCTTTTTAGTGGTTCTTGGACGTTGAACAATGTATCTTACGAAAACAATACGGGTAATTTTAAATCCGTCATTTTCAATGATGCTGAAGATATCTGCTTTGAAGGCAGCGATTGGTTCTTTAGGGACAATAACAGTACAGGTAGGTATACGATTTCATCCAGCACACTTTGTCAGGGTGGTGATCGTTTCTTTAGATGGTCCGTTGTGGAACCTTCCCAAAACTACAGTAGTCAGTTGCAATTTAAGTTCATTGATGAAAAGCGAAAGGACATTTCTGGGGGATTTGGATATCGACTTAATATTGCCAGTATCAATGAACAATCAATGACGCTTAAGTCAAATGTCTCCGTAGATGGACAGCCAGTAACCATAGTATATGAATTCACAAAAAAATAA
- a CDS encoding OmpA family protein — protein MRRIILKSTTVVLTLSLMLSCNAIKNANNTQKGAGIGAAGGAVIGGVIGNNVGKGNTALGAIIGAVVGGAAGGYIGNRMDRQAERIEEEIPGAEVNRVGEGINVTFNEDAGVYFDTNKSDVKGTSASTLDKLAGIFKEYPNSNVLVEGHTDSAGSEEYNWSLSKQRAESVTKYLVSKGISSGRFTTKWYGETQPRESNETSAGKAKNRRVELAIVASEELKQEAYQNTNR, from the coding sequence ATGAGAAGAATAATCTTAAAGAGCACAACCGTTGTTTTGACATTGAGTTTGATGCTAAGCTGTAATGCTATCAAGAATGCCAACAACACTCAAAAAGGTGCAGGAATAGGAGCTGCAGGAGGTGCCGTAATCGGTGGAGTGATAGGTAATAATGTAGGAAAGGGCAATACTGCACTGGGCGCGATTATAGGCGCTGTAGTTGGCGGGGCTGCTGGAGGTTACATTGGTAATCGAATGGATAGACAAGCGGAACGTATTGAAGAGGAGATTCCGGGAGCAGAAGTAAATAGAGTGGGTGAGGGAATCAATGTAACATTTAATGAAGATGCCGGTGTTTATTTTGATACCAATAAATCTGATGTTAAAGGTACATCTGCATCTACTTTGGACAAGTTGGCTGGAATTTTTAAAGAGTATCCTAATTCCAACGTACTTGTTGAAGGTCATACCGACAGTGCAGGTAGTGAAGAATACAATTGGAGCCTTTCCAAACAAAGAGCTGAATCAGTAACGAAATATTTGGTTTCCAAAGGGATTTCTAGCGGAAGATTTACTACTAAGTGGTATGGTGAGACCCAACCTAGAGAAAGTAATGAGACTTCTGCGGGCAAGGCAAAAAACAGACGTGTTGAATTGGCCATTGTAGCTAGCGAAGAACTTAAACAAGAAGCATATCAAAATACGAACAGGTAA
- a CDS encoding isopenicillin N synthase family oxygenase, whose protein sequence is MSAIPSVNLEDFVSGDASRKEKFIKEIGAAFEDIGFVALSGHFLSDDLVEQLYKEIKRFFHLPQEAKDKYEIEGIGGQRGYTSFGKEHAKGKKEGDLKEFWHFGQYVKDNPALEAEYPKNALVDELPEFNKVGKETYQMLEKTAQYVLRALALHLGLDELYFDEWIKNGNSILRPIHYPPITAEPKNAVRAAAHGDINLITLLMGAHGKGLQVKNHEGEWVDAIARPDQLMINVGDMLSRLTNNKLKSTIHQVVNPPKELWGTSRYSIPFFMHPVSEMPLNCLENCIDEENPKGFEDISAGEYLHERLIELGLVKK, encoded by the coding sequence ATGAGTGCTATTCCAAGTGTAAATCTCGAAGATTTTGTATCTGGTGATGCATCCAGAAAAGAAAAGTTTATAAAAGAAATAGGGGCAGCTTTCGAAGATATCGGATTTGTGGCCTTGAGCGGTCACTTTCTTTCCGATGATTTGGTAGAGCAGCTCTATAAAGAAATCAAACGGTTTTTTCATCTCCCACAAGAAGCAAAAGACAAGTATGAAATTGAAGGCATAGGAGGCCAACGGGGCTATACTTCCTTTGGAAAGGAACATGCCAAAGGGAAAAAGGAGGGCGACCTGAAAGAGTTTTGGCATTTTGGACAATATGTGAAAGACAATCCTGCACTTGAAGCTGAATACCCAAAAAACGCATTGGTAGACGAGTTACCTGAGTTTAACAAGGTTGGGAAGGAAACCTACCAAATGCTGGAAAAAACAGCTCAATATGTACTCAGGGCCTTGGCACTTCACTTGGGACTTGATGAGCTATATTTTGATGAGTGGATAAAAAATGGAAATTCCATTTTAAGACCCATACATTACCCGCCCATTACAGCGGAACCAAAAAACGCAGTAAGAGCTGCTGCACATGGGGACATTAACCTTATTACGCTGCTGATGGGTGCTCATGGCAAAGGCCTACAGGTAAAAAACCATGAAGGCGAATGGGTAGATGCCATTGCAAGGCCAGACCAGCTTATGATCAATGTTGGAGATATGCTTTCACGTTTAACGAACAATAAATTAAAATCCACAATACACCAGGTTGTGAACCCCCCAAAGGAGCTCTGGGGAACTTCTAGGTATTCTATTCCTTTCTTTATGCACCCCGTGAGCGAAATGCCCTTAAACTGCTTAGAAAATTGCATAGATGAAGAAAATCCAAAAGGTTTCGAAGATATTTCAGCAGGAGAATATTTGCATGAACGCCTCATAGAACTTGGACTGGTAAAAAAATAG
- a CDS encoding NAD(P)/FAD-dependent oxidoreductase — MNDPKILIVGGGLAGLTAALDLAQRGKQVLVIEKNTYPNHKVCGEYVSNEVKPYLEHLGLSLSDFSLPEIDTLQISTQKGRVTQIDLPLGGFGISRYALDYHLYMLAKKKGVIFQFDTVTDIQFINDEFLVTLSAENTISAMVVLGAFGKRSNLDVKLKRGFIKQKSQWLGIKCHYTYSGHPSNMVGLHNFPGGYGGLSQVEDGSLNFCSLVNYESFKKERDITAFNEKIVSQNPFLREFLSKAAPKFEKSISIAQISFEKKKAVENHILMCGDTAGLIHPLCGNGMAMAIHSAKLAVESVIHFLEKASFTRENMENEYQQLWEKNFKERLWMGRQLQKLMMHTKWFNFGMNTVANSRMVLRGLIRSTHGNPITI; from the coding sequence GTGAATGACCCTAAAATACTAATTGTAGGTGGAGGATTGGCCGGATTGACTGCGGCGTTGGATTTAGCGCAGCGGGGAAAACAGGTTTTGGTCATTGAAAAGAACACCTATCCAAATCATAAAGTGTGTGGGGAGTATGTTTCTAATGAGGTCAAGCCCTATTTGGAACATTTGGGATTATCCTTATCAGATTTTAGCCTACCAGAAATCGACACACTGCAAATAAGCACCCAAAAAGGGCGGGTCACACAAATTGATTTACCATTGGGTGGCTTCGGAATAAGTAGGTACGCATTGGACTACCATCTTTACATGCTGGCCAAAAAAAAGGGGGTTATTTTTCAATTTGATACGGTTACCGATATTCAATTTATTAATGATGAATTTTTGGTAACCCTCTCTGCTGAGAATACGATTTCGGCTATGGTGGTTTTGGGAGCTTTTGGTAAACGTTCTAACTTAGATGTTAAGCTTAAGCGCGGATTTATAAAACAAAAGTCCCAGTGGCTGGGTATAAAATGTCATTATACATATAGCGGTCATCCTTCCAATATGGTCGGATTGCATAATTTTCCTGGCGGTTATGGAGGATTGTCCCAAGTTGAAGATGGGAGTTTGAATTTCTGTAGTTTGGTTAATTATGAAAGCTTTAAAAAAGAAAGGGATATTACTGCTTTTAATGAAAAAATAGTTTCGCAAAATCCCTTTTTGAGAGAGTTTTTATCCAAGGCAGCACCAAAATTCGAGAAATCGATAAGTATTGCCCAGATCTCATTTGAAAAGAAAAAGGCGGTTGAAAATCATATATTAATGTGTGGAGATACCGCAGGATTGATTCATCCGCTTTGTGGCAATGGAATGGCCATGGCTATACATAGTGCAAAATTGGCTGTTGAAAGCGTAATCCACTTTTTGGAAAAAGCCAGTTTTACGCGGGAGAACATGGAAAATGAATATCAACAGCTATGGGAGAAGAATTTTAAAGAGCGATTGTGGATGGGAAGACAATTGCAGAAGCTTATGATGCATACCAAATGGTTTAATTTTGGGATGAATACGGTGGCAAATTCAAGAATGGTTCTTCGTGGTTTGATTCGGAGCACTCATGGAAACCCAATTACGATTTGA
- a CDS encoding translation initiation factor — MDLQDQLKNLFPDHVPEESEAPKADPPKYWIQDSPILCKYEKRKGKPVTILEGYTGADSDFKKLTKDLKSYLSVGGSYKNDIILIQGDYRDKIMDFLKENGFSVKRVGG; from the coding sequence GTGGATTTACAGGACCAACTTAAAAATTTATTTCCGGATCATGTACCCGAAGAAAGTGAAGCTCCAAAAGCCGACCCCCCAAAGTACTGGATACAAGATTCGCCCATACTTTGTAAATACGAGAAGCGAAAAGGCAAGCCCGTTACCATTCTAGAAGGCTATACAGGTGCTGATTCAGATTTTAAAAAATTGACTAAGGACTTAAAATCGTATTTAAGCGTAGGTGGCAGTTATAAAAATGACATTATACTTATCCAAGGGGATTACCGCGATAAAATTATGGACTTTTTAAAGGAAAATGGTTTTTCGGTAAAAAGAGTGGGGGGATAA
- a CDS encoding DUF1835 domain-containing protein yields the protein MKSLLHITNGDNFTLKLQTLKLKGDIITWREMLCEGKTLCSVGSESFWKTRFEFLNKNYKVSKSWFVEKTLKEYRSLCNHKQQDQIVLWFEYDLFCQINMLAVLSWLKTHRRHAEISLVCSGKEDESGKLYGLNELSDEKLLQLYKNRTILSQDDIEFADYVWQLYCSDNPIRLENLVAHNNFQFEYLSSALKTHLKRFPTIKNGLNELENRILTLSEEQKPESKKALLNQLISNQGYYGFGDTQYERIIGSLKPLFNSFNPVKLTKKGREVLNNQTNYYSQIRDNQLYLGGSLKYNFLFNSTADRILKL from the coding sequence ATGAAATCACTGTTGCATATTACCAACGGGGACAATTTCACGTTAAAACTACAAACGCTAAAACTTAAGGGAGACATTATTACTTGGAGAGAAATGCTCTGTGAAGGCAAAACCCTCTGTAGTGTTGGCAGTGAATCCTTTTGGAAAACGCGTTTTGAGTTTTTAAACAAAAACTACAAGGTTTCTAAATCTTGGTTTGTTGAAAAAACCCTAAAAGAGTATAGGTCCCTCTGCAATCATAAGCAACAGGACCAGATTGTCCTATGGTTTGAATATGACCTTTTTTGCCAAATAAACATGTTAGCTGTATTGAGCTGGTTAAAGACACACAGACGACATGCAGAAATATCCTTGGTTTGCAGTGGAAAAGAAGATGAAAGTGGCAAATTATACGGATTAAATGAATTAAGCGACGAAAAACTGCTCCAGCTCTATAAAAACAGGACTATTTTATCCCAGGATGACATCGAATTTGCTGATTATGTGTGGCAGCTCTATTGCAGTGACAATCCTATTCGACTGGAAAATCTGGTAGCGCACAATAATTTTCAGTTTGAATATCTATCAAGTGCCCTAAAAACCCATCTCAAGCGTTTTCCTACCATTAAAAATGGACTAAATGAATTGGAAAATAGAATTTTGACCCTTTCCGAAGAACAAAAACCAGAATCAAAAAAAGCATTGTTGAACCAATTGATATCCAATCAAGGGTATTACGGTTTTGGGGATACACAATACGAGCGCATTATCGGCTCTTTGAAACCGTTGTTCAATTCCTTTAATCCAGTAAAGCTTACAAAAAAAGGAAGGGAAGTTCTTAATAATCAAACTAATTATTATTCTCAAATACGTGATAATCAATTATATCTAGGAGGTTCTTTAAAGTATAACTTCCTATTTAATTCTACTGCTGACCGTATTTTAAAACTCTAA
- a CDS encoding type III polyketide synthase has protein sequence MNSVRVVEVSKQVPKYSRDTSDIIPFINTWLSGQDNRFCRKVVKIFEGAGVDRRYGIMDIDEVFMATSFEEKNAIYAREAKLLGEKALVKALAKANWKSESLDFIITVSCTGIMIPSLDAYLVDTVGLKQNIVRLPVTEMGCAAGVSGLIYATNFLRANPGKRAAVVAVESPTATFQLNDFSMANMVSAAIFGDGAACVLLSSEADAQGPKVVGEEMYHFKDATHLMGFDLTNTGLKMILDPAVPQVIAEHFPDIVHPFLQKFNSSIEKVNHLIFHPGGKKIVQTVEELFGKLGKNIDDTREVLRAYGNMSSVTVLYVLKRFLEKDIKTGEQGMVLSFGPGFSAQRVLLEW, from the coding sequence ATGAATTCAGTTCGTGTTGTGGAGGTATCTAAACAGGTGCCCAAGTATAGCAGAGATACATCGGATATAATACCTTTTATAAATACATGGCTTTCCGGACAAGATAATCGCTTTTGTAGAAAGGTGGTGAAAATATTTGAGGGAGCGGGTGTTGATCGCCGCTATGGCATTATGGATATTGATGAGGTCTTTATGGCTACCTCTTTTGAAGAAAAAAATGCTATTTATGCTAGAGAAGCGAAACTATTAGGAGAGAAAGCTTTGGTTAAAGCATTGGCAAAAGCCAACTGGAAAAGCGAATCGTTGGATTTTATCATTACGGTAAGCTGTACGGGTATCATGATTCCTTCGTTGGATGCCTATTTGGTCGATACGGTAGGGTTAAAGCAAAATATTGTTCGACTTCCTGTTACCGAAATGGGATGCGCAGCAGGAGTTTCAGGTCTTATATACGCCACTAATTTTCTGAGGGCAAACCCCGGAAAACGTGCGGCCGTAGTTGCCGTTGAAAGCCCTACGGCCACCTTTCAGCTAAACGATTTTTCCATGGCAAATATGGTCAGTGCCGCAATATTTGGTGATGGCGCGGCATGTGTTTTACTGTCTTCGGAAGCTGACGCTCAAGGACCGAAAGTGGTTGGAGAAGAAATGTATCATTTTAAAGATGCTACACATTTAATGGGCTTCGACCTAACCAATACTGGGTTGAAAATGATTTTAGACCCTGCTGTTCCCCAAGTGATAGCAGAACATTTCCCAGATATTGTGCATCCGTTTTTACAGAAATTCAATTCGAGCATTGAGAAAGTGAACCATTTAATTTTTCACCCCGGCGGAAAGAAAATTGTTCAAACTGTGGAGGAATTATTCGGTAAATTGGGCAAAAACATAGATGATACTAGAGAAGTTTTAAGGGCGTACGGTAATATGAGCAGCGTTACCGTGCTCTATGTCCTAAAGCGATTTTTAGAAAAGGATATAAAAACTGGAGAACAGGGAATGGTTCTAAGTTTTGGTCCCGGGTTTTCAGCACAGCGTGTTTTATTGGAATGGTAA
- a CDS encoding SDR family oxidoreductase, translated as MGDTAKWALILGGSSGLGLAAVKKLAEEQFNIIVVHRDRKSDLEKINDTFREITLSEKTLYNFNIDAINPEKREGLIKEIAILIGAQKIHVLVHSIAKGNLKPMLDEEGNALGNQDFHLTIDAMAISLYDWVKGLDEKNLFATDARVIAYTSEGSSKAWRSYAAVSAAKAVLESIVRSIALEFAPKGIKANCIQAGVTYTKSLQMIPNSDLLMQKSIRRNPNQRLTTPEDVADATYLLTLKEAKWITGTVLKVDGGESLQ; from the coding sequence ATGGGTGATACAGCGAAATGGGCATTGATATTGGGAGGTAGTAGTGGACTTGGTTTGGCGGCTGTAAAAAAATTAGCTGAGGAACAATTTAATATAATAGTTGTTCATAGGGATAGAAAATCTGATTTAGAAAAAATTAATGATACTTTTCGAGAAATTACTTTAAGTGAAAAAACGCTGTATAATTTTAATATCGATGCTATAAATCCGGAAAAAAGAGAGGGACTAATAAAAGAAATTGCAATACTCATTGGGGCCCAAAAGATTCATGTGCTGGTTCATAGTATCGCAAAAGGCAACTTAAAGCCTATGTTGGATGAAGAAGGAAATGCATTGGGCAATCAGGATTTTCATTTGACTATTGATGCAATGGCGATAAGTCTTTATGATTGGGTGAAAGGATTGGATGAAAAAAATCTCTTTGCAACGGACGCACGTGTGATTGCTTATACCAGTGAAGGCAGCTCTAAAGCTTGGCGAAGCTATGCGGCGGTATCCGCGGCTAAAGCTGTTTTAGAATCCATTGTCCGTAGTATAGCATTGGAATTTGCACCAAAAGGCATTAAAGCAAATTGTATTCAAGCCGGTGTTACCTATACAAAATCCCTTCAGATGATTCCCAATAGTGATTTGCTTATGCAGAAGTCCATACGAAGAAACCCAAATCAACGCCTAACGACTCCAGAAGATGTAGCAGATGCAACGTACCTTCTAACATTGAAAGAGGCTAAATGGATAACAGGAACTGTTTTAAAAGTAGATGGAGGGGAAAGTTTGCAATAA
- a CDS encoding methyltransferase domain-containing protein translates to MDFSVRSIQPEIMDDANLEYDKLSEAYEDINRCNKMLGGDGITINAVWNLIKPNTNKSYTILDMGCGDGEILRKLSTFLDKRGISHSLVGIDLKEDLLRIAKEKSSDFRSLQFKKMDILKADSEFTCDILINTLTMHHFDEDRIDVFLRQFVKLARVGVVINDLQRSKLAYWLFHIFGLFFINTKVAKHDGLVSITKGFRKKELVEFSKNIPNVSHTIQWKWAFRYVWIMNFKRQYS, encoded by the coding sequence ATGGATTTTTCGGTCAGAAGTATACAGCCTGAGATTATGGACGATGCTAATCTGGAGTACGATAAGCTCAGTGAGGCGTACGAGGATATCAATAGGTGCAATAAGATGCTGGGTGGAGATGGAATAACCATAAATGCGGTCTGGAATTTAATAAAACCCAACACAAATAAATCGTATACGATTTTGGATATGGGCTGCGGAGATGGTGAAATACTTAGAAAGCTGTCTACTTTTCTTGATAAAAGAGGAATTTCGCATAGTTTGGTCGGCATAGATTTAAAAGAAGATTTGCTGCGCATTGCAAAAGAAAAATCCAGTGATTTTCGGAGTCTCCAATTTAAGAAAATGGATATCTTAAAGGCTGACTCTGAGTTTACCTGTGATATTTTGATCAATACATTAACAATGCACCATTTCGATGAAGACCGTATCGATGTCTTTTTACGGCAGTTTGTAAAACTCGCAAGAGTTGGTGTGGTCATTAATGATTTGCAGCGTAGTAAACTGGCCTATTGGCTTTTCCATATTTTTGGACTATTCTTTATTAACACAAAAGTTGCCAAGCATGACGGTCTTGTTTCTATAACCAAAGGATTTAGGAAAAAAGAGCTTGTTGAGTTTTCAAAAAATATACCGAACGTTTCACATACCATTCAATGGAAATGGGCTTTTAGATATGTTTGGATAATGAACTTTAAACGACAGTATAGTTAA